Proteins from a single region of Murdochiella vaginalis:
- the ruvC gene encoding crossover junction endodeoxyribonuclease RuvC codes for MRILGIDPGLARMGYGIVDFDGNFIRMVTFGCIETPAHMPLPTRLRQIDEQLDQLLKDAAPDEAAFEELFFYQNKTTGITVAQARGVEVNAVERLHIPLYEYTPGQIKQAITGYGRANKAQMQNAVKMLLRMENIPKPDDAADGLAVAITHAFGQRFKEQQRMR; via the coding sequence ATGAGAATCTTGGGCATTGATCCCGGCTTAGCGCGCATGGGCTACGGAATTGTAGATTTTGACGGTAATTTTATTCGTATGGTGACCTTCGGCTGTATTGAGACACCTGCACACATGCCGCTTCCGACAAGACTCCGACAAATAGATGAGCAATTGGATCAGCTGCTTAAAGACGCCGCGCCGGATGAGGCAGCCTTTGAGGAGCTGTTTTTCTATCAGAATAAGACCACGGGTATTACGGTCGCACAGGCGCGTGGCGTGGAGGTGAATGCTGTCGAACGTCTGCATATACCGCTCTATGAATATACACCGGGGCAGATCAAGCAAGCCATCACCGGCTATGGTCGTGCAAATAAGGCGCAGATGCAGAATGCGGTAAAAATGCTGTTGCGCATGGAAAATATTCCGAAACCGGACGATGCCGCAGACGGGCTCGCCGTAGCTATCACGCATGCCTTTGGGCAGCGATTCAAAGAACAGCAACGAATGAGGTAG
- the ruvA gene encoding Holliday junction branch migration protein RuvA, which yields MYAYIIGQVTAMESEKLILENNGIGYELTTSTKAMSRFQVGEEVKVYTRYIVREDGVFLYGFYDEQEREMFDQLTKVSAVGPKVAISILSAVGVEGIVHAVQHQELSILTKAPGVGKKTAGRILLELVDQINVFSTVTSPLPQEDGEEQAEFAVALQGLINLGYQRSEAMRALNGLDTSLPLSALMRMALQRLGS from the coding sequence ATGTACGCATATATTATCGGTCAGGTCACCGCCATGGAGTCCGAAAAACTGATTTTGGAAAACAACGGCATCGGCTATGAGTTGACGACTTCCACGAAGGCGATGTCTCGCTTTCAAGTAGGGGAAGAAGTAAAGGTCTATACGCGCTACATTGTGCGTGAAGACGGCGTTTTTCTCTATGGCTTTTATGATGAACAGGAACGGGAGATGTTTGATCAGCTGACGAAGGTGTCTGCCGTCGGACCGAAGGTGGCGATTTCCATCTTATCTGCGGTCGGCGTAGAAGGCATTGTGCATGCCGTACAGCACCAGGAGCTTTCCATTTTGACAAAGGCGCCCGGCGTCGGTAAAAAAACAGCCGGTCGGATTTTGTTGGAATTGGTGGATCAGATCAACGTTTTTTCGACTGTGACAAGCCCTCTTCCGCAAGAGGATGGGGAAGAACAGGCGGAATTTGCCGTGGCGCTGCAAGGCCTCATCAATCTTGGATATCAGCGCAGCGAAGCCATGCGCGCTTTAAACGGATTGGATACCTCGCTTCCGCTTTCCGCGCTGATGCGTATGGCTTTACAAAGACTCGGATCATAA
- the tgt gene encoding tRNA guanosine(34) transglycosylase Tgt, with protein MRAVTYELVHQSKDCGARAGILHTPHGDILTPVFMPVGTQATVKAMTTPELKAIGAQILLSNTYHLFLRPGAEVVQKAGGLHRFMNWDGAMLTDSGGYQVFSFADRKSITEEGVTFQSHLDGSAKFISPEVSIGVQEALGADIMMAFDECVPYEADEAYTEASMHRTLRWLDRCMAKKTRTDQALFGIVQGGFSERLRKESAMETTSRDLDGYAVGGISVGEPHEEFLRILRYTTPYLPADKPRYNMGIGTPDYLFDSVEAGIDMCDCVLPTRVARNGQALVHDGKRNMRNARYKEDFTPLDADCSCPTCTNYTRAYLRHLVTVGEILGSRLLSLHNLYFLLHMMQEMREAILNDAFLAFKESFLSRYMAKQE; from the coding sequence ATGCGAGCAGTAACGTATGAGCTGGTGCATCAATCCAAGGATTGCGGCGCACGTGCGGGTATTTTGCATACACCACACGGCGATATTTTAACGCCGGTTTTTATGCCGGTGGGAACCCAGGCGACCGTCAAGGCGATGACAACACCGGAATTAAAAGCAATCGGCGCGCAAATTCTCTTATCCAACACATATCATCTGTTTCTTCGTCCAGGCGCGGAAGTGGTGCAAAAGGCCGGCGGCCTGCATCGTTTTATGAATTGGGATGGCGCCATGCTGACGGATTCCGGCGGATATCAGGTGTTCAGCTTTGCCGACCGCAAGTCCATCACCGAAGAGGGGGTTACCTTTCAGTCGCATCTGGACGGTTCCGCAAAATTCATTTCGCCGGAAGTATCTATCGGCGTGCAGGAAGCGCTCGGCGCGGACATCATGATGGCTTTCGATGAGTGCGTACCGTATGAGGCCGATGAGGCCTATACCGAAGCGTCCATGCATCGAACGTTGCGTTGGTTGGATCGTTGCATGGCCAAGAAAACCCGAACAGATCAGGCCCTTTTCGGGATCGTACAGGGGGGCTTTAGCGAGCGCTTACGCAAGGAATCCGCTATGGAAACCACGTCAAGAGATTTAGATGGCTATGCCGTCGGCGGCATCAGCGTTGGCGAACCGCATGAAGAATTTCTGCGCATATTGCGTTACACAACGCCCTATTTGCCTGCGGATAAGCCGCGGTATAACATGGGCATCGGCACGCCGGATTATCTCTTCGATTCAGTCGAAGCCGGCATTGATATGTGCGATTGTGTTTTACCTACGCGTGTAGCACGAAACGGACAGGCTCTTGTACATGATGGAAAGCGGAATATGCGTAATGCCCGGTATAAAGAGGACTTTACGCCGCTGGATGCGGATTGTTCCTGCCCCACCTGTACCAATTACACGCGCGCGTATCTGCGTCACCTGGTTACAGTGGGAGAGATTTTGGGTTCGCGTCTGCTCAGTCTGCACAATTTGTATTTTCTGTTGCATATGATGCAGGAAATGCGCGAAGCGATTCTGAACGATGCATTTTTAGCTTTTAAAGAATCCTTTTTAAGCCGCTATATGGCGAAACAGGAGTGA
- the yajC gene encoding preprotein translocase subunit YajC — protein sequence MPNNFYPIAMLAVMFGAMYFLMIRPQKKRQEEMAKVRDNLKIGDTIVTIGGIRGNVVSLTEDAFEIETGRDHHRMEFLRNALSYVVKPVEGYEKKENGLQWEGEADTEPDTVQKADHDEQSNQE from the coding sequence ATGCCGAATAATTTTTATCCAATTGCCATGTTGGCGGTGATGTTTGGGGCTATGTATTTTTTGATGATCCGTCCGCAAAAAAAACGCCAGGAAGAGATGGCAAAGGTTCGCGATAACCTGAAAATTGGCGATACGATTGTGACCATCGGAGGAATTCGCGGTAATGTCGTGTCCCTTACGGAAGATGCGTTTGAAATCGAAACCGGTCGGGATCATCACCGCATGGAATTTTTGCGCAATGCGCTCTCCTATGTCGTTAAGCCGGTAGAAGGCTACGAGAAAAAGGAGAATGGTCTGCAGTGGGAAGGCGAAGCCGACACGGAGCCGGATACGGTGCAAAAAGCGGATCACGACGAGCAAAGCAATCAAGAATAA
- the ruvB gene encoding Holliday junction branch migration DNA helicase RuvB, whose protein sequence is MEQDRIIDIQANSEDTFNEGNLRPRWLKEYIGQEKTKEKLKIFMNAAKTRGEALDHVLLSGPPGLGKTTLAGIIANEMGSRLKITSGPAIERQGDLASILTNLHRGDVLFIDEIHRINRNIEEVLYSSMEDFALDIMVGKGTTAQSLRLELEPFTLIGATTRSGMLSSPLRDRFGVLITFEPYQPDELARVVNRSASILDIPIDAECGMEIGRRSRGTPRVANRLLRRVRDFAEVCGEGKITPQITQEALRLLEVDELGLDRDDRRFLNVIAELFGGGPVGLDTVAASMGEESRTIEDVIEPFLMQIGFLARTPRGRVLTTSAYRYMGKAIPSRNLLE, encoded by the coding sequence TTGGAACAGGATCGCATCATCGATATTCAGGCGAATTCGGAAGACACCTTTAATGAAGGCAATCTTCGTCCGCGTTGGCTTAAAGAATATATCGGACAAGAAAAGACAAAAGAAAAATTAAAAATATTTATGAATGCCGCAAAAACACGTGGCGAGGCGCTGGATCATGTGCTTCTTTCCGGCCCTCCGGGCTTAGGTAAAACCACTCTTGCTGGCATCATTGCCAATGAGATGGGATCGCGGCTGAAAATCACATCCGGGCCGGCCATTGAACGGCAGGGAGACCTAGCGAGCATTTTGACAAATTTGCATCGCGGGGATGTGCTTTTTATTGATGAAATTCATCGAATCAATCGAAATATCGAGGAAGTTCTGTATTCTTCCATGGAAGACTTTGCTCTCGACATCATGGTGGGGAAGGGCACGACCGCACAGAGCCTTCGCCTGGAATTGGAGCCCTTTACGCTCATCGGTGCGACGACTCGAAGCGGCATGCTTTCATCTCCCCTTCGTGATCGCTTCGGCGTGTTGATTACGTTTGAACCCTATCAACCGGATGAATTGGCGCGCGTTGTCAATCGATCGGCAAGTATTCTTGACATACCCATTGATGCGGAATGCGGCATGGAAATCGGTCGACGATCCCGCGGTACACCGCGTGTCGCCAATCGACTGCTGCGTCGAGTGCGAGACTTTGCTGAGGTCTGCGGAGAAGGAAAAATTACGCCGCAAATTACGCAGGAAGCGCTTCGCTTGTTGGAAGTGGATGAATTGGGATTGGATCGTGATGATCGCCGTTTCCTAAACGTGATTGCCGAGCTTTTTGGCGGCGGACCGGTGGGACTGGACACGGTCGCTGCTTCCATGGGAGAAGAAAGTCGCACGATTGAAGACGTCATTGAACCGTTTTTAATGCAAATCGGCTTTTTGGCGCGTACCCCGCGCGGACGAGTTCTGACCACAAGCGCCTATCGCTATATGGGAAAAGCGATTCCTTCCCGTAATTTATTGGAATAA
- the recJ gene encoding single-stranded-DNA-specific exonuclease RecJ gives MRWFLKNNRAAYEELSKKTSLPPLTRLLLANRGVKAEEADAFLHPQEKDFHDPFLFSEMEIVVSYIMESLASDTPIRIIGDYDQDGVAATAILVKGLRYFAEREGKDPITAVSYAIPDRIEDGYGINPSLVAQAEEEGVGLIITVDNGVAAFAGLEEAVARQIPVIVTDHHEPAIVEGEAKRPPCEALLNPKFPGETYPFDSLCGAGIAFKLMQALSRYADVPLPIFDELLSLATLGTICDMMDLKGENRVIVTLGLQALNATTNPGLRALLAANSWNRPVSAYTVGFIIGPCINSSGRLLTARLGVELFLEHDPETVNAYARELYALNEERKAMTREGVEVALSVLEKRPLPQVIVEVLPDVHESLCGLIAGRIKDRFYRPTLIFTPAQVGKKLLKGSGRSVEAYDMFSSLNRHREEYVAFGGHRMACGITIEEEKIDSLRTIWNREANLSASDMEPSIEADGKLSFSGLHVDAMEQLASLAPFGKGNPSPLFAAMGVNVLGLRLVGKNQNVLQARLESQGVPMQAVAFSGDVLLQTMQQSCPDERKSDLVAALRGQPSGLRLDILYCPEWNEYNGRKSIQLKLADMRISAL, from the coding sequence ATGCGCTGGTTCCTGAAGAACAACCGAGCTGCTTATGAGGAACTGAGTAAGAAGACCTCTTTGCCGCCGCTTACCCGCTTATTATTGGCCAATCGCGGCGTAAAAGCAGAAGAAGCGGACGCATTTCTTCATCCCCAAGAGAAGGATTTTCATGATCCCTTTCTTTTTTCGGAAATGGAAATTGTAGTTTCTTATATTATGGAAAGCCTTGCTTCCGATACCCCCATACGCATTATTGGCGACTATGATCAGGATGGCGTTGCGGCTACCGCTATTTTGGTCAAAGGGCTGCGTTACTTTGCCGAGAGGGAAGGAAAGGATCCGATAACGGCGGTCAGCTACGCCATTCCGGATCGCATCGAGGACGGCTATGGCATCAATCCCTCGCTGGTCGCACAAGCCGAGGAAGAGGGAGTCGGCCTCATCATCACGGTGGATAACGGTGTGGCGGCCTTTGCGGGGTTGGAAGAAGCGGTTGCGCGGCAGATTCCTGTGATCGTAACGGATCATCACGAACCGGCCATCGTGGAGGGAGAAGCAAAACGTCCGCCCTGTGAGGCACTCCTTAATCCCAAATTTCCCGGCGAAACCTATCCCTTTGATTCTCTATGTGGCGCTGGCATTGCTTTTAAGCTTATGCAGGCTTTATCGCGCTATGCGGATGTTCCGTTGCCTATTTTTGATGAATTGCTAAGCCTTGCTACGCTGGGAACCATCTGTGACATGATGGATCTGAAAGGGGAAAATCGCGTCATCGTAACGCTTGGCCTACAGGCACTTAATGCCACCACAAATCCCGGCTTGCGCGCTCTTCTTGCTGCAAATTCTTGGAATCGTCCGGTCAGCGCGTATACGGTAGGCTTCATTATCGGTCCTTGCATTAATTCGTCCGGGCGATTACTGACTGCCCGCCTTGGAGTGGAGCTTTTTTTAGAACACGATCCGGAAACCGTCAACGCCTATGCACGCGAGTTGTATGCTCTGAATGAAGAACGAAAAGCTATGACACGAGAGGGCGTCGAAGTCGCTTTATCCGTGCTGGAAAAACGACCTTTACCCCAGGTGATCGTCGAGGTGTTACCGGATGTGCATGAAAGCTTATGCGGACTGATTGCCGGACGCATAAAGGATCGGTTTTACCGGCCAACGCTGATCTTTACGCCGGCGCAGGTCGGAAAAAAACTTCTAAAAGGATCCGGTCGCAGTGTAGAAGCCTATGACATGTTTTCATCCCTGAATCGTCACCGCGAGGAGTATGTTGCCTTCGGCGGGCATCGCATGGCCTGCGGCATTACCATCGAAGAAGAGAAGATTGATTCCTTGCGAACGATATGGAATCGGGAAGCGAATTTATCCGCGTCGGATATGGAGCCCTCTATCGAAGCGGATGGAAAACTTTCTTTTTCCGGGCTTCACGTCGATGCGATGGAGCAGCTTGCTTCTCTCGCACCCTTTGGAAAGGGCAATCCGTCTCCGCTTTTTGCGGCTATGGGAGTCAATGTTCTGGGCTTGCGATTGGTAGGGAAGAACCAAAACGTTTTGCAGGCTCGTCTGGAATCGCAGGGCGTGCCGATGCAGGCCGTAGCATTTTCCGGAGACGTGTTGTTACAAACGATGCAGCAGTCCTGCCCGGACGAGAGGAAGTCGGATCTTGTCGCGGCACTTCGCGGTCAGCCGTCCGGCTTGCGCCTGGATATTTTGTACTGCCCGGAATGGAATGAATACAACGGCCGCAAATCCATTCAATTAAAATTAGCCGATATGCGTATCAGTGCGCTATAA
- the queA gene encoding tRNA preQ1(34) S-adenosylmethionine ribosyltransferase-isomerase QueA: MKTSDFHYTLDRKLIAQHPTKKREDCRLLVLDRDTGEMTHDHFSYLLEYLEPGDALIMNDTKVIPARLFGHREGKEERVEVLLLRREKGDLWECLVKPGKKMREGAVLFFAAGDETLMTGTVESIKDEGQRLIRFSYEGVWEEVLDRVGTMPTPPYITEKLKNKDDYQTVYAKVDGSAAAPTAGLHFSKPMLAELEKRGIRLGYLTLHVGLGTFRPVSEENIEDHPMHSEFYVLPQETADLIAQTKKEGHRVISVGTTSTRTLESVAQKYGTLKGDTGWTDIFIYPGYTYRVIDGIITNFHLPESTLIMMISALVGRERILHAYEVANALRYRFFSFGDAMLILPRKDTKPANALRGVAVHHDAFLAETEHDGPDPQDEIFKESSCEQ; encoded by the coding sequence ATGAAAACATCGGATTTTCACTATACCTTAGATCGAAAGCTGATTGCGCAGCATCCGACAAAAAAAAGAGAGGACTGCCGCCTGCTGGTTCTCGATCGGGACACGGGGGAGATGACGCATGACCACTTCTCCTACCTTCTTGAGTATCTGGAGCCGGGAGACGCCCTCATCATGAACGACACCAAGGTAATTCCGGCACGCCTCTTCGGTCATCGGGAAGGCAAAGAAGAACGTGTTGAAGTGTTACTTCTACGTCGCGAAAAAGGCGATCTGTGGGAATGCTTGGTCAAGCCGGGAAAGAAAATGCGCGAAGGCGCGGTTCTTTTTTTTGCTGCAGGAGACGAAACGCTCATGACGGGTACGGTGGAATCGATTAAAGACGAGGGACAACGCCTGATTCGCTTCTCCTATGAGGGCGTTTGGGAAGAAGTGCTGGATCGTGTAGGAACCATGCCTACGCCGCCATACATTACAGAAAAGCTCAAAAACAAAGACGATTATCAAACGGTCTATGCGAAGGTGGATGGTTCTGCGGCCGCGCCGACGGCAGGGCTTCATTTTTCCAAACCCATGCTTGCCGAATTGGAGAAGCGCGGCATTCGTCTGGGCTATCTCACGTTGCATGTCGGTCTTGGGACGTTTCGTCCGGTTTCGGAAGAGAATATTGAAGATCACCCCATGCATTCTGAGTTTTACGTTCTTCCACAGGAGACGGCGGATCTTATCGCGCAAACGAAGAAAGAGGGACATCGTGTGATCTCTGTCGGCACGACTTCTACCCGCACGCTGGAAAGCGTCGCACAAAAATATGGCACGCTAAAGGGCGATACCGGCTGGACGGATATCTTCATCTATCCCGGCTATACGTATCGCGTGATTGACGGCATTATCACGAATTTTCACCTTCCGGAATCGACGCTCATTATGATGATTTCGGCCCTGGTCGGACGAGAGCGTATTTTGCACGCCTATGAAGTGGCCAATGCGCTTCGGTATCGATTTTTCAGCTTCGGCGATGCCATGCTCATTTTACCGAGGAAGGATACCAAACCCGCCAACGCCTTGCGGGGGGTAGCAGTACATCACGACGCATTTCTTGCGGAAACGGAACATGACGGACCGGATCCGCAGGATGAAATTTTTAAGGAGTCTTCATGCGAGCAGTAA